Part of the Varibaculum massiliense genome is shown below.
GTTCCGTCGACTGTTCCTTAGCGGCCGAGATGACACAATCTCCTGGAAAGACGATGACCATGATCGAGAAAAGAAAGGCGATCGGCGACTTAAATATAAAGGTCAGGAAATAGTAGTAGAAGTAAAGTCTCTACAAACAAAAACGGTCAAGTTTGACCAAGACAGAGGGATATGGACTGGCAAGAGCCAAGTCGACGGTTCTGATCGTCGATTGGTCGAGTTTTCAGATGGAACTAAACGGGACACCACCCTCTTACTTCGGGGAGAGTTCGACATCCTGGCTGTAAACTGCTTCGCTTTCGGAGACGCTTGGAGGTTTGTCTTTGCGTTGAACAAAGATCTAAAACTCTCAACGTATAAGAAGTACACAAGCGCCCAGCGCTCTGAGCTTCTCGCGTCCATGCAGGATGTTTCGTGGCCCCCGAAACATCCGTTCACCTCTGATTGGGACGAGATCCTTGAACGCGCGTATAAGGAGCATCAACCACCACCTCGCTCGGACGTGATTGGCGATTAGGTCTTTTTGCTTCGAATCCTCTTAACCTCTGACTTGATAAATATCAGGAAGTAAGAATGGTTC
Proteins encoded:
- a CDS encoding helix-turn-helix domain-containing protein, with the protein product MGETIRTIGEAVRIIRTGSEMTQETLAAKLGQPQSLVSKIEAGERSVSVDELWALARALDCEVGTLLNHMTGLNSILDRLEISESEFTELVDSNPSLRGMVLGYAAEVKFRRLFLSGRDDTISWKDDDHDREKKGDRRLKYKGQEIVVEVKSLQTKTVKFDQDRGIWTGKSQVDGSDRRLVEFSDGTKRDTTLLLRGEFDILAVNCFAFGDAWRFVFALNKDLKLSTYKKYTSAQRSELLASMQDVSWPPKHPFTSDWDEILERAYKEHQPPPRSDVIGD